From a region of the Daphnia pulicaria isolate SC F1-1A chromosome 1, SC_F0-13Bv2, whole genome shotgun sequence genome:
- the LOC124332061 gene encoding protein diaphanous-like isoform X1: MSRQDRKGTFLDKMGFGWNKKSGRGQMSGAPGTLSRPHSEVDFSEMDENAHMAVDNMSEDEVNTAFEKMLDDMNLSEEKKEPLRLQQNHRKKEMLAMHMKGTVQKHRNRFDTPQDYIVYLGNPDLSVHKIYTCMESLRIALTNNPLTWVHDFVCEGLNQVLTILNECYRRDARWDRVQHECIRCLKAISNNKVGLKKLFEHREALTLLARSFVPSLPAVMVEAVKLMAGICLVPPEGHERALEAITTSGELKSISRFQPIIEALSNMENDTLTVACVQLINTIVLTPDDLDFRLHLRNEFMRVGLADLLDKLAQRDCVDLQLQLKVFEEHRDEDFYEFAQRFDNLRLDLDDTVECFEVLRNSVAETPSEPFLLSILQHLLFIRDDPNVKVSYYKLIEECIAQVVLHKSGCDPDFSATKRFQIDVEPLIDILSERAAKDGEPRVDEVNKKLEEALTAKQEYEAKLAAASQRIAELESYLGGGKGPVPKPSPPPLAMYGGAGPPPPPIPGGPPPPPMPGAPLPPPMPGCPPPPPMPSMGGPPPPPLPSMGGPPPPPLPPGMGGGPRPPPPPGGIPGFGPPPGMPATPPRPDILPFGMKPKRKWQLDMPLKRTNWKTIQPQKLSEKAFWVNVEEDRLVSPDLLEGLSAKFSSKPPAKKAREGDSDKPMSKKFKELKVLDGKSAQNLSILLGGSLKYLSYDDIKRAILHCDESVLSDSVLQQLIQYMPTPEQLKKLEEYKEQYDSLAEAEQFSVTLASIKRLVPRLKSISFRQHYNEMVQDIKPDIVAATLACEEIRDSKKFAKLLELVLLIGNYLNTGTKNAQAVGFEISYLPKLTSTKDAENKTTLLHYLVDVIEEKFADILSFSEEVLHVDRASRVSMDTIQKTLKQMDSSIKNLETDLKNAKAAISDEDKFLEVMGNFAREARDQCDVLVRMGKKMESVYHELSEYFVFDPQKYTLDEFFTDVKTFKDSFNQCYKDNCKLRETEEKIRRAREAKEKAEREKLERQAKKKALVDMNIDDDQEGVMDSLLEALKTGSAFSRDQRRKRDRPPRAVGAERRAQMNRSRSKGALLESPSSREMKGTFGDEKPPVPAITDDLTDGLAMKAARPRKARPPPKFDMAAELLMSGGREREVKLNNGGGYLAAADDGSEADRLMQRLKAL; this comes from the exons ATGTCGAGACAGGACAGGAAGGGCACTTTT CTGGACAAAATGGGCTTCGGCTGGAACAAGAAGTCGGGACGGGGACAGATGAGTGGCGCCCCTGGCACACTCTCCCGTCCGCACTCTGAGGTCGACTTCTCCGAGATGGACGAAAACGCGCACATGGCCGTCGACAACATGAGCGAAGATGAAGTTAACACCGCCTTTGAAAAGATGTTG GATGACATGAACttatcagaagaaaagaaagagccgCTGCGATTGCAGCAAAACCAtcgcaaaaaagaaatgttggccATGCACATGAAGGGCACAGTCCAG AAACACCGGAATCGATTCGATACGCCGCAGGATTACATCGTCTATCTGGGCAATCCGGACCTGAGCGTCCACAAGATTTACACGTGCATGGAGTCGCTGAGGATCGCCCTGACCAACAACCCGCTCACCTGGGTCCACGACTTTGTCTGCGAGGGTTTGAATCAAGTTTTGACCATCCTCAACGAATGCTACAGAAG GGACGCGAGATGGGACAGGGTCCAGCACGAGTGCATCCGCTGCCTGAAAGCCATTTCCAACAACAAAGTTGGCTTGAAGAAACTGTTTGAGCACCGCGAGGCGCTGACGCTTCTTGCACGTTCTTTCGTCCCGTCCCTGCCGGCCGTGATGGTCGAGGCCGTCAAACTGATGGCCGGTATCTGCTTGGTGCCGCCGGAGGGACACGAGCGTGCTTTAGAGGCCATTACCACCAGTGGCGAACTCAAGAGCATTTCTCGCTTTCAGCCCATTATCGAAGCCCTGTCCAACATGGAGAATGACACGCTTACG gtGGCCTGCGTCCAATTGATCAACACTATCGTCCTCACCCCCGATGATTTGGACTTCCGGCTGCATTTACGTAATGAATTTATGCGTGTTGGACTCGCCGACCTCCTTGAC AAATTAGCCCAGAGGGACTGTGTTGACCTGCAGTTGCAACTCAAAGTGTTCGAAGAGCATCGAGATGAGGATTTCTATGAATTTGCACAGCGTTTTGACAACCTACGCCTGGATCTCGACGACACTGTG GAATGTTTCGAAGTGCTGCGCAACTCGGTCGCCGAAACGCCAAGCGAGCCGTTCCTGTTGTCCATTCTACAACATTTACTTTTCATTCGAGACGACCCCAATGTCAA GGTTTCGTACTACAAACTGATCGAAGAGTGTATTGCTCAAGTCGTTTTACATAAAAGCGGATGCGATCCGGATTTCTCCGCCACCAAGCGATTTCAAATTGACGTCGAACCGCTGATCGACATCCTTTCTG aGCGCGCTGCCAAGGATGGAGAGCCCAGGGTGGATGAAGTCAACAAAAAGCTGGAGGAAGCCCTCACGGCGAAGCAGGAATACGAAGCCAAGTTGGCGGCTGCCAGTCAACGGATTGCGGAGTTGGAGAGTTATTTGGGAGGAGGCAAAGGACCCGTTCCTAAACCCTCTCCACCTCCGCTCGCCATGTACGGCGGTGCTggaccaccacctcctccaaTACCCGGTGGCCCGCCTCCTCCCCCAATGCCTGGAGCACCACTTCCACCCCCAATGCCCGGCTGTCCGCCTCCTCCCCCAATGCCCAGCATGGGTGGGCCTCCACCACCCCCATTGCCCAGCATGGGTGGGCCTCCACCACCCCCTCTTCCTCCCGGAATGGGAGGAGGACCAAGACCTCCACCTCCGCCCGGTGGTATTCCAGGATTTGGTCCTCCACCTGGAATGCCCGCCACGCCACCCAGGCCGGATATTCTTCCGTTTGGAATGAAACCAAAGAGGAAATGGCAGTTGGACATGCCTTTAAAACGAACAAATTGGAAAACG ATTCAACCGCAAAAACTCTCCGAAAAGGCGTTTTGGGTCAACGTAGAAGAGGATCGGTTGGTATCGCCCGATCTCCTGGAAGGGCTTAGCGCTAAATTCTCTTCCAAACCTCCCGCCAAGAAAGCAAGAGAAGGAGACTCGGACAAACCAATgagtaaaaaattcaaagaactgAAAG TGCTCGACGGCAAGTCAGCTCAGAACTTGTCGATTCTTTTGGGCGGATCTCTCAAGTACTTGAGTTACGATGACATTAAACGGGCGATTCTTCACTGCGACGAATCGGTGCTATCGGACAGTGTTTTGCAGCAACTGATTCAGTACATGCCCACACCCGAACAGCTGAAAAAGCTTGAAGAGTACAAGGAGCAATACGATAGTCTAGCCGAAGCTGAGCAGTTTTCCGTGACG TTGGCAAGTATCAAGAGGTTGGTGCCGCGCCTTAAATCCATCAGCTTCAGACAGCACTACAATGAAATGGTCCAGGACATTAAGCCA GATATTGTTGCGGCCACGTTGGCTTGCGAGGAGATCCGGGACAGCAAGAAATTTGCAAAACTTTTGGAACTTGTTCTGCTAATAGGTAATTACCTGAATACTGGAACAAAGAACGCTCAAGCAGTCGGTTTCGAAATTTCCTACCTTCCCAAG TTGACGAGCACGAAAGACGCCGAGAATAAAACAACGTTGCTTCACTACTTGGTGGACGTGATTGAAGAAAAGTTTGCCGACATCCTTAGCTTCAGTGAAGAAGTTCTCCATGTGGATCGGGCTTCCCGTGTCTCGATGGATACAATCCAGAAGACACTAAAGCAGATGGACAGTTCAATCAAAAACTTGGAGACTGATCTGAAGAACGCCAAGGCGGCCATATCCGACGAAGACAAATTCTTAGAAGTCATGGGCAATTTCGCCCGGGAAGCTCGGGACCAGTGCGACGTGCTCGTTAGAATGGGCAAGAAAATGGAGTCTGTCTACCACGAATTGTCCGAGTACTTTGTCTTTGATCCGCAAAAGTACACGTTGGATGAATTCTTCACCGACGTCAAAACCTTCAAAGATTCCTTTAAT CAATGCTATAAAGATAATTGCAAACTGCGTGAAACGGAGGAGAAGATCCGACGAGCGCGCGAAGCCAAGGAGAAGGCCGAGCGGGAAAAACTCGAACGCCAAGCCAAAAAGAAAGCGCTAGTCGACATGAATATCGACGACGACCAGGAAGGTGTCATGGACTCGCTGCTGGAGGCTCTTAAAACGGGTTCCGCTTTCTCCAGAGATCAGAGACGGAAACGGGATCGACCCCCTCGTGCAGTCGGAG
- the LOC124332061 gene encoding protein diaphanous-like isoform X2 — protein MSRQDRKGTFLDKMGFGWNKKSGRGQMSGAPGTLSRPHSEVDFSEMDENAHMAVDNMSEDEVNTAFEKMLDDMNLSEEKKEPLRLQQNHRKKEMLAMHMKGTVQKHRNRFDTPQDYIVYLGNPDLSVHKIYTCMESLRIALTNNPLTWVHDFVCEGLNQVLTILNECYRRDARWDRVQHECIRCLKAISNNKVGLKKLFEHREALTLLARSFVPSLPAVMVEAVKLMAGICLVPPEGHERALEAITTSGELKSISRFQPIIEALSNMENDTLTVACVQLINTIVLTPDDLDFRLHLRNEFMRVGLADLLDKLAQRDCVDLQLQLKVFEEHRDEDFYEFAQRFDNLRLDLDDTVECFEVLRNSVAETPSEPFLLSILQHLLFIRDDPNVKVSYYKLIEECIAQVVLHKSGCDPDFSATKRFQIDVEPLIDILSERAAKDGEPRVDEVNKKLEEALTAKQEYEAKLAAASQRIAELESYLGGGKGPVPKPSPPPLAMYGGAGPPPPPIPGGPPPPPMPGAPLPPPMPGCPPPPPMPSMGGPPPPPLPSMGGPPPPPLPPGMGGGPRPPPPPGGIPGFGPPPGMPATPPRPDILPFGMKPKRKWQLDMPLKRTNWKTIQPQKLSEKAFWVNVEEDRLVSPDLLEGLSAKFSSKPPAKKAREGDSDKPMSKKFKELKVLDGKSAQNLSILLGGSLKYLSYDDIKRAILHCDESVLSDSVLQQLIQYMPTPEQLKKLEEYKEQYDSLAEAEQFSVTLASIKRLVPRLKSISFRQHYNEMVQDIKPDIVAATLACEEIRDSKKFAKLLELVLLIGNYLNTGTKNAQAVGFEISYLPKLTSTKDAENKTTLLHYLVDVIEEKFADILSFSEEVLHVDRASRVSMDTIQKTLKQMDSSIKNLETDLKNAKAAISDEDKFLEVMGNFAREARDQCDVLVRMGKKMESVYHELSEYFVFDPQKYTLDEFFTDVKTFKDSFNQCYKDNCKLRETEEKIRRAREAKEKAEREKLERQAKKKALVDMNIDDDQEGVMDSLLEALKTGSAFSRDQRRKRDRPPRAVGDRSNRVHNGGAPCTNESQSVQRSTTRVPFISGNERDIR, from the exons ATGTCGAGACAGGACAGGAAGGGCACTTTT CTGGACAAAATGGGCTTCGGCTGGAACAAGAAGTCGGGACGGGGACAGATGAGTGGCGCCCCTGGCACACTCTCCCGTCCGCACTCTGAGGTCGACTTCTCCGAGATGGACGAAAACGCGCACATGGCCGTCGACAACATGAGCGAAGATGAAGTTAACACCGCCTTTGAAAAGATGTTG GATGACATGAACttatcagaagaaaagaaagagccgCTGCGATTGCAGCAAAACCAtcgcaaaaaagaaatgttggccATGCACATGAAGGGCACAGTCCAG AAACACCGGAATCGATTCGATACGCCGCAGGATTACATCGTCTATCTGGGCAATCCGGACCTGAGCGTCCACAAGATTTACACGTGCATGGAGTCGCTGAGGATCGCCCTGACCAACAACCCGCTCACCTGGGTCCACGACTTTGTCTGCGAGGGTTTGAATCAAGTTTTGACCATCCTCAACGAATGCTACAGAAG GGACGCGAGATGGGACAGGGTCCAGCACGAGTGCATCCGCTGCCTGAAAGCCATTTCCAACAACAAAGTTGGCTTGAAGAAACTGTTTGAGCACCGCGAGGCGCTGACGCTTCTTGCACGTTCTTTCGTCCCGTCCCTGCCGGCCGTGATGGTCGAGGCCGTCAAACTGATGGCCGGTATCTGCTTGGTGCCGCCGGAGGGACACGAGCGTGCTTTAGAGGCCATTACCACCAGTGGCGAACTCAAGAGCATTTCTCGCTTTCAGCCCATTATCGAAGCCCTGTCCAACATGGAGAATGACACGCTTACG gtGGCCTGCGTCCAATTGATCAACACTATCGTCCTCACCCCCGATGATTTGGACTTCCGGCTGCATTTACGTAATGAATTTATGCGTGTTGGACTCGCCGACCTCCTTGAC AAATTAGCCCAGAGGGACTGTGTTGACCTGCAGTTGCAACTCAAAGTGTTCGAAGAGCATCGAGATGAGGATTTCTATGAATTTGCACAGCGTTTTGACAACCTACGCCTGGATCTCGACGACACTGTG GAATGTTTCGAAGTGCTGCGCAACTCGGTCGCCGAAACGCCAAGCGAGCCGTTCCTGTTGTCCATTCTACAACATTTACTTTTCATTCGAGACGACCCCAATGTCAA GGTTTCGTACTACAAACTGATCGAAGAGTGTATTGCTCAAGTCGTTTTACATAAAAGCGGATGCGATCCGGATTTCTCCGCCACCAAGCGATTTCAAATTGACGTCGAACCGCTGATCGACATCCTTTCTG aGCGCGCTGCCAAGGATGGAGAGCCCAGGGTGGATGAAGTCAACAAAAAGCTGGAGGAAGCCCTCACGGCGAAGCAGGAATACGAAGCCAAGTTGGCGGCTGCCAGTCAACGGATTGCGGAGTTGGAGAGTTATTTGGGAGGAGGCAAAGGACCCGTTCCTAAACCCTCTCCACCTCCGCTCGCCATGTACGGCGGTGCTggaccaccacctcctccaaTACCCGGTGGCCCGCCTCCTCCCCCAATGCCTGGAGCACCACTTCCACCCCCAATGCCCGGCTGTCCGCCTCCTCCCCCAATGCCCAGCATGGGTGGGCCTCCACCACCCCCATTGCCCAGCATGGGTGGGCCTCCACCACCCCCTCTTCCTCCCGGAATGGGAGGAGGACCAAGACCTCCACCTCCGCCCGGTGGTATTCCAGGATTTGGTCCTCCACCTGGAATGCCCGCCACGCCACCCAGGCCGGATATTCTTCCGTTTGGAATGAAACCAAAGAGGAAATGGCAGTTGGACATGCCTTTAAAACGAACAAATTGGAAAACG ATTCAACCGCAAAAACTCTCCGAAAAGGCGTTTTGGGTCAACGTAGAAGAGGATCGGTTGGTATCGCCCGATCTCCTGGAAGGGCTTAGCGCTAAATTCTCTTCCAAACCTCCCGCCAAGAAAGCAAGAGAAGGAGACTCGGACAAACCAATgagtaaaaaattcaaagaactgAAAG TGCTCGACGGCAAGTCAGCTCAGAACTTGTCGATTCTTTTGGGCGGATCTCTCAAGTACTTGAGTTACGATGACATTAAACGGGCGATTCTTCACTGCGACGAATCGGTGCTATCGGACAGTGTTTTGCAGCAACTGATTCAGTACATGCCCACACCCGAACAGCTGAAAAAGCTTGAAGAGTACAAGGAGCAATACGATAGTCTAGCCGAAGCTGAGCAGTTTTCCGTGACG TTGGCAAGTATCAAGAGGTTGGTGCCGCGCCTTAAATCCATCAGCTTCAGACAGCACTACAATGAAATGGTCCAGGACATTAAGCCA GATATTGTTGCGGCCACGTTGGCTTGCGAGGAGATCCGGGACAGCAAGAAATTTGCAAAACTTTTGGAACTTGTTCTGCTAATAGGTAATTACCTGAATACTGGAACAAAGAACGCTCAAGCAGTCGGTTTCGAAATTTCCTACCTTCCCAAG TTGACGAGCACGAAAGACGCCGAGAATAAAACAACGTTGCTTCACTACTTGGTGGACGTGATTGAAGAAAAGTTTGCCGACATCCTTAGCTTCAGTGAAGAAGTTCTCCATGTGGATCGGGCTTCCCGTGTCTCGATGGATACAATCCAGAAGACACTAAAGCAGATGGACAGTTCAATCAAAAACTTGGAGACTGATCTGAAGAACGCCAAGGCGGCCATATCCGACGAAGACAAATTCTTAGAAGTCATGGGCAATTTCGCCCGGGAAGCTCGGGACCAGTGCGACGTGCTCGTTAGAATGGGCAAGAAAATGGAGTCTGTCTACCACGAATTGTCCGAGTACTTTGTCTTTGATCCGCAAAAGTACACGTTGGATGAATTCTTCACCGACGTCAAAACCTTCAAAGATTCCTTTAAT CAATGCTATAAAGATAATTGCAAACTGCGTGAAACGGAGGAGAAGATCCGACGAGCGCGCGAAGCCAAGGAGAAGGCCGAGCGGGAAAAACTCGAACGCCAAGCCAAAAAGAAAGCGCTAGTCGACATGAATATCGACGACGACCAGGAAGGTGTCATGGACTCGCTGCTGGAGGCTCTTAAAACGGGTTCCGCTTTCTCCAGAGATCAGAGACGGAAACGGGATCGACCCCCTCGTGCAGTCGGAG ACCGATCCAACCGAGTTCACAACGG